The Vicia villosa cultivar HV-30 ecotype Madison, WI linkage group LG1, Vvil1.0, whole genome shotgun sequence genome includes a region encoding these proteins:
- the LOC131625263 gene encoding chaperone protein dnaJ 20, chloroplastic-like, whose translation MDVLLSLNSSLSLINISKPYKHHHNLQHSNNHQRQPRTTHFSVSCRATKNVPINQKLQDDEDGNLYKILSLSPKSATMDDIKRAYRTMALRYHPDVCHDRMKKEESTRMFVKLNEAYKILSNPKLKEEYDCKLFGLDDLRRSRWMEQVVELNRRSHTHRGGASWGSRMRAKNNINIDDHNN comes from the coding sequence ATGGATGTTTTATTATCCTTAAACTCAAGCTTAAGCCTTATCAACATTTCAAAAccatacaaacatcatcataaCCTTCAACATTCTAATAATCATCAAAGACAACCTCGTACAACACACTTTTCTGTTTCATGCCGAGCCACAAAAAATGTTCCCATTAATCAAAAGCTAcaagatgatgaagatggaaaCTTGTACAAGATACTATCTTTGAGTCCTAAAAGTGCAACAATGGATGACATAAAGAGAGCATATAGAACAATGGCGCTTCGGTATCATCCCGATGTTTGTCACGATCGAATGAAGAAAGAGGAATCGACGAGGATGTTTGTAAAATTGAATGAAGCTTATAAGATATTGTCGAATCCAAAGCTTAAAGAAGAGTATGATTGTAAGTtatttggtttggatgatttgAGAAGAAGTAGGTGGATGGAACAAGTTGTTGAATTGAATAGAAGGTCTCATACACATAGAGGTGGTGCATCATGGGGTAGTAGAATGAGAGCCAAGAACAATATCAATATAGATGATCATAATAACTAA
- the LOC131598693 gene encoding uncharacterized protein LOC131598693, translating to MKEQSVKANSHHVTAFDRFNRTFRVRETIDHNEDLPRQQYRVLLDDHWCDCSKFQAFRIPCSHAIAACAYAHRDAFSLLSPIYKAETLLQVYSVAFPVVAKEDYWPEYDGEVVWHNDTM from the coding sequence atgaaagaacaatCTGTCAAGGCCAACAGTCATCATGTAACTgctttcgatcgattcaaccgcACCTTCAGAGTtcgagaaacaattgaccacaatgaagaTTTGCCGAGACAACAATATCGGGTTCTACTAGATGATCATTGGTGCGATTGTAGTAAGTTTCAAGCATTTCGTATACCTTGCTCGCATGCCATAGCAGCATGTGCATATGCGCACCGAGATGCATTCTCATTACTTTCACCAATTTACAAGGCTGAGACATTGCTCCAAGTATATAGTGTGGCATTTCCAGTGGtggcaaaggaggattattggcctgagtatgatggggaggtaGTATGGCATAATGACACGATGTGA
- the LOC131625269 gene encoding chaperone protein dnaJ 20, chloroplastic-like: protein MDVLLSLNSSSSLINISKPYKHHQRQSPTVNFSVSCRATKNIPINQKLQDDEDGTLYNILSLCPKSATMDDIKRAYRRMALQYHPDVCHDSLKKEESTRMFVKLNEAYEILSNPKLKEEYDCKLLGLDDMRRSKWMEQVVELKRRSHTHKGGASSWGSRMRAKNNMNKVHQNC, encoded by the coding sequence ATGGATGTTTTATTATCCTTAAACTCAAGCTCAAGCTTAATCAACATTTCAAAGccatacaaacatcatcaaagacaatcTCCTACGGTGAACTTTTCTGTTTCATGCCGAGCCACAAAAAATATTCCCATTAATCAAAAGCTAcaagatgatgaagatggaacTTTGTACAATATTCTATCTTTGTGCCCTAAAAGTGCAACAATGGATGACATAAAGAGAGCTTATAGAAGAATGGCACTTCAGTATCATCCTGATGTTTGTCATGATAGTTTGAAGAAAGAGGAATCAACTAGGATGTTTGTAAAACTAAATGAAGCTTATGAGATATTGTCGAATCCAAAGCTTAAAGAAGAGTATGATTGTAAGTTATTGGGTTTGGATGATATGAGAAGAAGTAAATGGATGGAACAAGTTGTTGAGTTGAAAAGAAGGTCTCATACACATAAAGGTGGTGCATCATCATGGGGTAGTAGAATGAGAGCCAAgaacaatatgaacaaagttcATCAGAATTGCTAG